GGATCTTTTGGTTTTGCCACAGAGACTTATCGGGGAATTTTAGATTTCGTCAACAACACTGTTAACGCCCAACGTACTCCAAAACTGCACTTTTTTGCACCTCTAAGCTACTTTTGGTCACTTTTTTGGTGCCTCCTCATCGATGGTCACCCAAAATGAGTGCGGCTCCCGTAGAGGGCTTAGAAAAAACCTGCTCCAATTGCGGTAAAACCTTTTGGATCTGCAAGCACTGTTGGCGTGGACAAAAATATTGTGGTGCACATTGTAGAATTGATGTTCGTAAGCGAAATCGCAGAGTTATCGAGCGCCGTTATGCTTCAACTCTTCGAGGAAAAGAGAGCCGTCGTCGAAGACAAAAAAATTATCGCCGTCGCAAAATATTTTTGAAGACCATAACTGATCACTCTTCAAACAAACACAAACATATATTAGAACCATCTCAATCCCGTGCATCTTATCATGCTAACAAATGCACACACTGCGAGAATAAAGTGAGCGCAATTAATCTCGGCGAAGATATTATGAATAAAACAGGATTATATTTTTCCTTCACGCGCTTGAGGCTTAATCTATGACACGTACTCCTTGGAATCGAAAAAAGAAACACCACCGCCTCAAAACCAAAGTTGATGTTTCCTCCTGCGTTCCCTTCCCCTTCAAAACAAAGCGAGTCCGACCCCGAAAAAGAAAACCAAAACATCCAGGCTTCACAGTTACATCCCCTCACCTTCAGTGGATTTTTGAAAACTCTAAACCTTAGGAGAGTATTTTATGGATAAAACAAAACTTGATCGACAGATGAAAAAATTTGAAAACTATTTGACCGTAGATCGCGGTCTTTGCAAGGTAACAGCTATTGGCTACTGTAAAGCAGCTAGTATTTCCCTACGGCGCATGAAAAAGTTTGTTCCAAAGTATTGTCACATCAAAGAACATAGCAGTGATATGCAGAGTGACTGTAGTGCTGATGACCAAATTGCACGGATTAAGTATCGCGTAAAAAGTGGACAGTTACGTTCGATCACTCATGCGGGTAAGCCCTTTCAAATTGCGCCCGAGTGGATTTTGAAGGATGAGGCCCAAAGCGGAAGAGTCGCTGGGAGAGCAGGATATGAGAAAGTCATTAATGGAATAAGGAATAAGGCGTTTGATATATTAGTCGTGGACGATTTGTCGAGGCTCACCCGCTCTTTAGGAAATTTACTCGGTCTCTACGACATGCTGAAATGGTATGAGGTAGAGCTTATTTCAATCTGCGATGGTATTAGTAGTGAAGATCCAAGCGCCAAGACATTTTTCACTGTAAAAGGAATGGTAAATGACTTTTCCAATGATATTCATGCTGAGCGAGTGATTCGTGGATTAGAAACTCGGGCGCTTAAAGGATTGTCTTGTGGTGATTATCCGTATGGTTATGATTCGGCACCAACAAAATTCGAAAATGCCAAAGGCCGCCCTTTTCCGTCGCACTATAAAATTAGTGTTAATAAACTGGAAGCACAAACAGTACGTCGTATTTTTGCAATGTATGATTTGGGATTAGGATATACCAGAATTGCAAAGGTACTTAATGAAGAAAAAACCCCGTCACCCAGTGCATATCTAAAAAAGGCGGGGAAAACTCCTTCTTGGTCTCCTCGGGGCGTGCAGCATATCCTTCAAAATTCAAAATATGTTGGCATTTGGAAATGGAAAAAAACCAAATTAGGCTTACACCCTGAAACCCGTAGGAGGACTTCAAAAGAGCGTCCAATCACGGATTGGGTGACACATTTAGAGGGTAAGGAAGTAAGGGAAGATTTGCGGATCGTCGATCAAGCCGCGTGGGAACAGGTGCAATTAAAATTTGAGGAAAATAAAAAAATTCCGAGAGATTTACGCAATAATGGGCGCTGGTACGACCGGAAAAAAATTCTTCCAGATCATCCTTTTTCCGGTTTAATGGTCTGTAATATTTGCTCCACAAACTTTACCCTTATTAGTGGACGCCGTGGTGGTTATTATGGTTGTTCCGATGCCCATTTGCGAGGAACCTGTAGCAATAAACAAATGATACAAATTGATCGTGTTGAGTCTTCGTTGGTCGATACTATTGCAGACAAGTTAGGTCAGAATGAGATCCTAAAATATGCGGCTGAAAAATATAATAAAGTTCTGCAAGAAAAACTTTCTGTCGCGCCAGAAAGGCTAAAGAAAATTGATGTTGAGATTGAACGTACCGAGGAAGAGTTGACTAAGCTGTTAGACTTTATTGTTAGCGGGAACTCATCAGATACAATTAACACCGCAATAAAGGACCGTGAGGAACGGAAGGTGAAACTCCTAAGTGAGGCTCGTGCTCTTAAATCGGCGCAAATAAAAATTAAGCAGGTAAATAGCGTGGATATAAGAGACAGGCTGGACAACCTGTGCTTGGCGCTGAAAAGTAAGCCACAGGAAGCTTATCCTGCCATTAGGACACTATTTCCAGATCCAATTCAAATGCATCCAAAAGGAAAGTGCCTGCATGGCACAAGTCTTTATGAGATGAGGGGTCGTATCGTGCTCAATGGTATTTTGGATAAGAATTTTGAGATCAGTGTAAAAAAAGAAACGGAGGAAGGCGCTGATGCGCTTTCCTCTGGTAATGCTAGATCATTGCCCCGTCCTTGTGTTTCCAAGGGGCTAGGGTTCGGTGCACATGAAAATGGGGTGATCGACGGGGCTTGAACCCGCGACAACCAGAATCACAATCTGGGGCTCTACCAACTGAGCTACGACCACCGCAAAGTAAGACACTTCCCTTATAAATATTGGGGGGCGGTTAAGCAATCACTTATTGCGGCATTTTTAGGGGTTTATCTTAAAATTAAGCAATTTACGGGGGTTTGGGGGGCCTGCCACCGCTTTTTGGCCTGATTTTGAAGAGCCGAGTCCATCAAGAGTCGATCGTGGCGAAGATCTTGATCTTCACGTTACCGGCTTGCAAAGGAAGGACTATTCCGGCGCTCTGTCGAACAAAATCCTCCTTATCCTTTCCTTCAAGGGTGACGGAATAGACGTCGGTGTACTTCGATCGGTCGACTTTATGGATGCCGCACTTTAAAATTGTTTCTCCGAGGGCTCGGTAGATGAAATCAATGTCGGAATCTGTAATAGATTTGACGCTCTCTGAAAGATATTTCAGATCTCCGGTGTCGGCGGCCACACAAAATGAGTTTTTGATTTTTCCAAGCTGCACAACAAGGACACGGACCGAAGTCATATCAGTAATGTCTTCCCCTACTTTTTTAATGTAGGTCGCTCCCACACTTACCTCGGACTTGATGGCGGACTTTAAAAAATCTGTGGTTGCGGCGATCAAATTATTATAAACGGTTGCCGAAAGCCGTTCTTTGCCCTGGCTACTTCGTAATTTGTTTTCGATGATCTCAATGAGTTCGTTATATACAAAAGGTTTGGTCACAACGCTCACAAAATGGAACTTACTCTCGATATCTTTGGTCGCAAAACCCGAGAGAAGTATCACCGGCGTCGACTCATTCATGGGATTGCGACGGAGTGCTTCGATGAAATTCTCACCATCTTTTCGTGGCATTTTGAGGTCAGTTATAATGCAATGAAAAGCCTGGAAATGGATCTTTGTGGTCGCTTCCATCCCATCACTAGCCTCCACAACGCGCACCGAATCCCCAAAGTTAAATTTAATAAGCTCCTTGAGCGATTGACGAATATCAGGCTCGTCATCCACCAAAAGGATCCACTTTGGACTTTTTTTATCGGCTTGCTTTTCGGAAACCCCTACTTGTGTGCCGTTGACATTATCACTGGTCGACAAACATATACCCCTGTCCGCGGATGGTTTTTACTCTGCGTCCAAGCCCTCCCATTTTTTTACGGAGAGCTGTTACGTGCACATCGAGGGTGCGCGAAGACCCACTCCGTGAAGATAAAAATTGATCGCTCAGCTGATCTCGACCGATCACCGAACCGCGATGAGTGACAAGTTCCAATAGAATTTTATATTCGGTGAGAGTCAGTTCCAGTTCGGAATTTTCGATCCAGACTTCCTGAGTCCGCATATTAATCACGAGATTGCCCACACTCACCTTTTGCCCTTGAGCTAAGGACCCTTTTGTTCTCTTAAGCATGGCCTGAGTCCGCACTTCTAACTCTTGCAAGGAGATTGGCTTGGTCAACATATCGTCGGCACCCAATTTAAAGGCTTCGATCTTATCATTATAATCTGCACAACCAGTAAGCATAATCACCGGAACTTGCTTAAGTCCCTCGTCACCCCTCAGTGCGTTAATAACTTCGAAGCCGTGCTCCGTTCCGAGCTTCTTATCAAGAATAACGAGGTCTGGTTGAAAAGACTGAGCCTGTTGAATGCCCTCAGATTTGTTAAAGGCCTTATGAACTTTGAAGTTTTTCGCTTCTAAGTAATCCTGTACGGATTGGCAGAACTCAGCTTCGTCATCGATAATTAATACCTTACTCTGCATCATTTCCTCTTCTTAATGAAAACATATTCCTCTGTACTTAATAAACAAATTAGCTTTATATCTTGTCAATATCATTTTGTCCTAGCAGAACTAAAAGCATTGCGTTAGAGTCTAAGTATGAATTTGTTACCTGAAACTTGCCAAACATTTTTTAGTATACTTCTTTTAGTATACTTCCCGAAGCTACAATTCTAGTTAATCAATACTATGAGTTTACCGCTGCAAACGCTGCTTTCGAAAAACTTATCGGTGGCAATGCTTTAGAATTTAGCAGATCGACCTTAAAAGATCTTTTTATTTTTTCAAAACCCGATGAAATGGCCGAAGTTTTAAATAATCTTAAGAAACTAGACCTGACTCCATTTCGTTGGGAGTGTCGACTCCAGCATAAATCTGGAGTGTTTATCACTGTCGCCGCCAGCGTACGACGCTGGTCCCCACAAAATGGAGACGAAGAGGTCTATTGTATTCAGTTCCATGACTTAACCGATCTCAAGATCAAAGAGGATCAACTCCAGCGAATTTTAGATAACACCTATGATGGATATTGGGACTGGCGCGTGGGGACCGACGAAATGTACTTATCGCCTCGCATGTGGCAAATGCTAGGGATCGACCACACTCAAATGCCTCACTCCATGTCCAAAATTCATGAGTACATTTACCCTGAAGACATTAAGCTGATTTACCAAGCCTTTAACGAACACGTGCAATCGAAGGGCGAAAAACCTTATAGTATCGGGATCAGATACACCCACGCCAGTGGAAACACCATGTGGGTTCAATGTAAGGGCAAAGTGATCGAATGGGATGGCCAGGGAAACCCGGTGCGCATGATCGGAACCCATTCCGACATCACCCCCATTAAAAACGCCCAACAGACGATTATTCAAAAGTCGAAAATGGCGGCACTGGGGGAAATGGCCGGAGGCATTGCTCACGAGATCAATAATCCCCTAGCAATCATCCAAGCCACCTGCGATAGCATTCGTCTCCAACTCGAAGACGGCAAACAGGTACAGCCGGAGCATTTTTTAAATAAAGTGGATCGCATTACCAATACCGTGCAACGAATATCCCTTATTATTAATGGATTACGAATGTATTCTCGGGACTCTGATAAAATTAACCCAAAACCGGAATCGCTCTTAAGCATTATCCACAGCACACTAGCTCTTTGCGGAGAGAAACTAAAAAATCTGGGCGTCGACTGCCAGATCGACGTGCCCGAACACTTGATGATCTCATGCAATAAGATTCAAATCAGCCAAGTGATCCTCAACTTAATTTCGAATTCTTTTTATGCCATTAAAGAGAACGAGGACAAGTGGATCCGTATTCGAGCCTTCATCGAAAAGGGCCAAGTGAAGGTCGTCTTTCAGGACAGCGGACTGGGAATCGATAAAGACATCGTCAATAAAATCATGGAGCCCCTTTTTAGCACAAAACCCGTCGGCGAGGGCACCGGGCTTGGCTTAAGTATTT
This sequence is a window from Bdellovibrionales bacterium. Protein-coding genes within it:
- a CDS encoding recombinase family protein encodes the protein MDKTKLDRQMKKFENYLTVDRGLCKVTAIGYCKAASISLRRMKKFVPKYCHIKEHSSDMQSDCSADDQIARIKYRVKSGQLRSITHAGKPFQIAPEWILKDEAQSGRVAGRAGYEKVINGIRNKAFDILVVDDLSRLTRSLGNLLGLYDMLKWYEVELISICDGISSEDPSAKTFFTVKGMVNDFSNDIHAERVIRGLETRALKGLSCGDYPYGYDSAPTKFENAKGRPFPSHYKISVNKLEAQTVRRIFAMYDLGLGYTRIAKVLNEEKTPSPSAYLKKAGKTPSWSPRGVQHILQNSKYVGIWKWKKTKLGLHPETRRRTSKERPITDWVTHLEGKEVREDLRIVDQAAWEQVQLKFEENKKIPRDLRNNGRWYDRKKILPDHPFSGLMVCNICSTNFTLISGRRGGYYGCSDAHLRGTCSNKQMIQIDRVESSLVDTIADKLGQNEILKYAAEKYNKVLQEKLSVAPERLKKIDVEIERTEEELTKLLDFIVSGNSSDTINTAIKDREERKVKLLSEARALKSAQIKIKQVNSVDIRDRLDNLCLALKSKPQEAYPAIRTLFPDPIQMHPKGKCLHGTSLYEMRGRIVLNGILDKNFEISVKKETEEGADALSSGNARSLPRPCVSKGLGFGAHENGVIDGA
- a CDS encoding response regulator; this encodes MSTSDNVNGTQVGVSEKQADKKSPKWILLVDDEPDIRQSLKELIKFNFGDSVRVVEASDGMEATTKIHFQAFHCIITDLKMPRKDGENFIEALRRNPMNESTPVILLSGFATKDIESKFHFVSVVTKPFVYNELIEIIENKLRSSQGKERLSATVYNNLIAATTDFLKSAIKSEVSVGATYIKKVGEDITDMTSVRVLVVQLGKIKNSFCVAADTGDLKYLSESVKSITDSDIDFIYRALGETILKCGIHKVDRSKYTDVYSVTLEGKDKEDFVRQSAGIVLPLQAGNVKIKIFATIDS
- a CDS encoding response regulator transcription factor → MMQSKVLIIDDEAEFCQSVQDYLEAKNFKVHKAFNKSEGIQQAQSFQPDLVILDKKLGTEHGFEVINALRGDEGLKQVPVIMLTGCADYNDKIEAFKLGADDMLTKPISLQELEVRTQAMLKRTKGSLAQGQKVSVGNLVINMRTQEVWIENSELELTLTEYKILLELVTHRGSVIGRDQLSDQFLSSRSGSSRTLDVHVTALRKKMGGLGRRVKTIRGQGYMFVDQ
- a CDS encoding PAS domain-containing protein → MAEVLNNLKKLDLTPFRWECRLQHKSGVFITVAASVRRWSPQNGDEEVYCIQFHDLTDLKIKEDQLQRILDNTYDGYWDWRVGTDEMYLSPRMWQMLGIDHTQMPHSMSKIHEYIYPEDIKLIYQAFNEHVQSKGEKPYSIGIRYTHASGNTMWVQCKGKVIEWDGQGNPVRMIGTHSDITPIKNAQQTIIQKSKMAALGEMAGGIAHEINNPLAIIQATCDSIRLQLEDGKQVQPEHFLNKVDRITNTVQRISLIINGLRMYSRDSDKINPKPESLLSIIHSTLALCGEKLKNLGVDCQIDVPEHLMISCNKIQISQVILNLISNSFYAIKENEDKWIRIRAFIEKGQVKVVFQDSGLGIDKDIVNKIMEPLFSTKPVGEGTGLGLSISKGIIETHGGKIEYDPENVNTTFVIALPTIAQCESVPAEFPA